In the Paenibacillus sp. FSL R7-0337 genome, ATTTATACTCTTCATTTGCTCGAATGAGCTGCTTCGGTTAAATTCAAGTGTACTTATACACTTCATTGGCTTGACTGGGCCACTTCGGCCGAATTCAAGTGTACTTTTGCCCTTGATTCGCTCACTTCGGCCGCTTTTGCTGAAATCAGGGGCACTTTTGCCCCTCATTCGGCACACTCCCAGTCACTTCCGCCGCCTATTCCTCCCGGTTGCGCGCCACCCAAGCCTCAATCTCCCCGGGTGTCCATGGTATAAAGGTGCCCTGCCGCAGCTCATTCAACACATCCAGCTTCCCCAGCCGCCGCAAGAGCCGCGACCGTGTCTCTGCCGCTGGCTCCAGCTGCTTAATCGCTGTCCGCAGCTCATGCAGGAAATCCAGATACGGCTCGTATTCCTCGCCGAGCAGCCCCGCAATCTGCTGCGTAATCTCCGCAGCCGCAGACGGTCCCGCCCCGGAGGTCGAGACCGTAACCGTCAAGCGCCCGCGGCGGAGCACGCCGGGCGTAATGAACGTGCCCGCCTCCGCATGGCTGGCCACATTAACGGGCAGCCCCAGCTGCCGGGCTTCCGCAGCAACGGCCTCGTTCACCGCCCTATTATCGCT is a window encoding:
- a CDS encoding NAD(P)-dependent oxidoreductase, whose protein sequence is MKKYLPIMLDVEGRRVVIVGGGAVAARKAAPLLEAGAELVIVSPSLSGTLADEGRLEWISRPYAPGDLQGAVLVYAASDNRAVNEAVAAEARQLGLPVNVASHAEAGTFITPGVLRRGRLTVTVSTSGAGPSAAAEITQQIAGLLGEEYEPYLDFLHELRTAIKQLEPAAETRSRLLRRLGKLDVLNELRQGTFIPWTPGEIEAWVARNREE